The Salvia miltiorrhiza cultivar Shanhuang (shh) chromosome 1, IMPLAD_Smil_shh, whole genome shotgun sequence genome has a window encoding:
- the LOC130986188 gene encoding uncharacterized protein LOC130986188 produces MRSADEEEFAQEKEAKRKATGKGKEKSSQIEPIIPFPGRMAKEQEKEELTELVKIFKKVEVNMPLLVVLRSMPRCTKFLKELCTRKVKYTDDAKFQVGESVSAVLQRDMPIKCGDPGMFYIPCVIGTMKVEKAMLDLGASINVMPLSMYQDLEIGPLKPTRVVIQLADRSNVYPEGILEDVLVKVEELIFLADFYILDMGKSKARDPVMLLGRPFLKTARTRIDCDTGKLTCQFEGETVTFDIYNAMKHPADTEMVKSVDMIEKVVEEVLPRTTFKEPYDTIIQNGITEEDLQEEHLQEAVKVLNAWSEEVNHTEALKIPTLKEEDRLVPSIQKAPKLELKSLPKHLKYILLGEDDTLPVIINSELTLEDENKVKMTLGKYKEAIGWTLADIKGIALLYACTAYY; encoded by the coding sequence ATGAGATCAGCAGATGAGGAAGAATTTGCCCAAGAGAAAGAGGCAAAGCGAAAGGCGACAGGGAAGGGTAAAGAGAAATCAAGCCAGATTGAGCCCATAATCCCCTTCCCAGGCAGAatggccaaggaacaagagaagGAAGAATTAACCGAACTGGTTAAAATCTTCAAAAAGGTGGAGGTCAATATGCCCCTTTTGGTCGTGCTACGCTCTATGCCCAGATGTACAAAATTTCTCAAAGAACTCTGCACTCGGAAGGTCAAGTACACTGATGATGCGAAATTTCAAGTGGGAGAGTCCGTATCCGCGGTCTTACAACGAGATATGCCAATAAAATGTGGGGACCCTGGCATGTTCTACATTCCTTGTGTAATAGGAACCATGAAGGTGGAGAAGGCGATGCTCGATTTAGGGGCATCCATCAACGTTATGCCCTTATCCATGTACCAGGACCTGGAGATAGGACCGTTGAAGCCTACCCGAGTGGTGATCCAACTGGCAGATAGATCAAATGTCTACCCAGAGGGGATATTGGAAGACGTTCTGGTCAAAGTGGAGGAACTCATCTTTTTAGCGGACTTTTACATTCTAGACATGGGGAAGTCAAAAGCACGAGATCCGGTCATGCTTCTGGGCAGACCATTTCTAAAGACTGCCAGGACTCGCATtgattgtgatacgggcaaGCTAACATGTCAGTTTGAAGGGGAAACGGTGACCTTCGACATATACAATGCCATGAAACATCCAGCCGATACAGAGATGGTGAAAAGTGTCGACATGATCGAGAAGGTTGTTGAGGAGGTTTTGCCCAGAACAACATTCAAGGAGCCATATGACACTATAATCCAGAATGGCATAACCGAGGAGGACTTGCAAGAGGAGCATTTGCAAGAGGCGGTGAAGGTACTTAATGCGTGGAGCGAAGAGGTCAACCACACTGAGGCACTGAAAATCCCCACCCTGAAGGAAGAAGACCGACTTGTTCCATCAATCCAAAAGGCGCCCAAGCTCGAACTGAAGTCTTTGCCCAAACACCTCAAGTACATCTTATTGGGCGAAGACGACACTTTGCCCGTAATCATCAATTCAGAGTTGACACTCGAAGACGAGAACAAAGTCAAGATGACTTTGGGGAAGTACAAGGAAGCAATTGGATGGACCCTAGCCGACATTAAGGGCATAGCCCTACTGTATGCATGCACCGCATATTACTAG